A segment of the Lycium ferocissimum isolate CSIRO_LF1 chromosome 5, AGI_CSIRO_Lferr_CH_V1, whole genome shotgun sequence genome:
TTCCACATATAAACTTCTTATATATTTAAGTAAACAAAATTCAGAAACTACCTGATTCTTGATGACCAAACACCTACATTAAATTTCTCGAAGCAAAACTGCAGAAAATCGTCATGGAAAGGCCTTTTGAAAACTGGTAGAACAGATGAAAACTCAGTTAGAAGATTTTTCAAGAGACAAAGTAGACTTCAGAATGAAATTATTTGCCCAACTCCTACCTGCTTTCCCTGAAACAATGGTGTCCACTTTGAAACCATACAGCACATGTTGAAGCGGAACAATATCAGCAAGGAGTCCATTCAGATCAAGTACTAGAAGCTTTTTATTTGAACGTTCATTAAGTGCTCTACTCAATGGAGGGACGGTCTCGACATTTGTGATTTCAGTCTTCTCATCTATGAAAGTACACATTCTTGAGGGAGAAGAATAACTTTCAGCTATAGATTGTCTTTCCCCATCCAAATGTTCATTGGTTGTAGACCCAAAAGTGCAAGCCCTTGCATGACCATCTTTAGCAAATTCCGCATGAGTTGCCACATTCTTGATGGTATCGCATACAAAACTATTACTGTTTTCTGTTGAATTATCCATTGCaagtattttcttttcattctgaTGCTCAGCAGATGAACTTTCACCGGCTGTATTCACGAAAATCTGCTGCACTCCCACCATCGTGGTGCCATCTCTGGTTATGACTTCTTCATGCAAGATTTCAGAGCAGCATGATAAAGACAATGGGCCTGAGTTAGAGACTTGTGTTTTGCTCTCTTCAATCACAACAGAGTAGCCAACATTCTCCACAAATGCTGGTAAACTGTTTCCAAGAATGCTGGAattctttctcctctttctgCAATAGGTTATTAGTACCCTCGGTCTTGGATGTACCTGTTGACTCCTTGTAACAATGGCAACATCATTAACCTCATTAAACTCACTGCTTTCACCAGGCAAAGTGACGTCCATGTTAGCGTATTTTGTTTTGCTCTCTTGAATCACGGCATCCTCCACGATTGCCGGTTTACTGCTTGCAAGAGCAACAGAATTCCTTCTCCTCTTCCTGCAATATGTTATTAGCGCTCTTGGCCTTGGATACATCTGTCGAATCCTCGTCCCAATTGCAAAATCATTAACCTGCATACACTCAGTGCTTTCAGCAGGCAAAGTGATGTCTATGTTCATAGATTTTGTTTTGCTCTCTCGAATCACATCGTCTTCCTCAATTGCTGGTATACTGCTTGCAAGAGCAATAGAATTCCTTCTCCTCTTCCTGCAATATGTTATTAGCACTCTTGGTCTTGGATACATCTTGGACTCCTTGTCTCAATTGCAAAATCATTAACCCAATGAACTCAGTGCTTTCAGCAAGCAAAGTGATGTCTATGTTAGTGGACTTTGTTTTTCTCTCCTGAATCACAATATCCTCCAAAATTGCTTGTGTACTGTTTGCAGGAGCATATAGAATTTCTTTTCTGCTTTCTGCAATAGGTTATTAGCACTCTTGGTCTAGAATATATATGTTGACTCCTCGTCTCAATTGCAAAATTAACCTCGTTAAACTCACTGCTTTCAGCAGGCAAAATAATGTCTGTTAGT
Coding sequences within it:
- the LOC132055767 gene encoding uncharacterized protein LOC132055767; this encodes MYPRPRVLITYCRKRRRNSIALASSIPAIEEDDVIRESKTKSMNIDITLPAESTECMQVNDFAIGTRIRQMYPRPRALITYCRKRRRNSVALASSKPAIVEDAVIQESKTKYANMDVTLPGESSEFNEVNDVAIVTRSQQVHPRPRVLITYCRKRRKNSSILGNSLPAFVENVGYSVVIEESKTQVSNSGPLSLSCCSEILHEEVITRDGTTMVGVQQIFVNTAGESSSAEHQNEKKILAMDNSTENSNSFVCDTIKNVATHAEFAKDGHARACTFGSTTNEHLDGERQSIAESYSSPSRMCTFIDEKTEITNVETVPPLSRALNERSNKKLLVLDLNGLLADIVPLQHVLYGFKVDTIVSGKAVFKRPFHDDFLQFCFEKFNVGVWSSRIRKNVDLVLDFLFGNAKEKLLFCWDQSHCTDTGFPVVGKKRNKPIILKKLTKLWEKFEPDLPWERGEYDESNTLLLDDSPHKALCNPPNTAVFPNTYIYTDEKDDSLGPEGDLRVYLEGLSMANNVQEYVESNPFGQRPITQKNVSWRYYCKVIEAATCNPEHSANRFSAYQY